A stretch of the Bradyrhizobium arachidis genome encodes the following:
- a CDS encoding acetate--CoA ligase family protein — protein MRPGEGLDALMAPRSIAIIGASQDATKIGGRPVDLLRRYGYAGKIYPVNPKSDVVQGLQAYASVGALPEAPDLAIIAVDAERAPEAIEQCADRGVRSVVVFSSGFAELGEQGRAMQDRLQTAARRTGMRLLGPNCLGAVSIPERAIATFSIVLEHSMPAAGSLGIVSQSGNLGSYTMRMASDRGAGISRFMTTGNECDIDIADGIAWLARDPATKVILCCFEACRDAGRLIAALTEARDAGKPVVALKVGTSEAGQAAAASHTGAMAGSDAVFDALLARYGAVRVRSIEELIDLGHAASILLPDRLPKGPRLAVVTASGGFGVLLADAAQAVGLSLPELSEATQRAILELVPFASARNPVDATAQMSSRPDMLQKILSAVVADDRTDAIVLPLPFSLHMPRLRSVYMETLRYIRAQYPDRPVILCVEGPPDALAELHAMGYPTIASFDGCCAIVAALARLQALATAPRDAGQPAIAKAAPLVADAFRHELGAKAVLAEAGIPVLAEQLVLDADAAARAAREIGFPVVLKIASPDLPHKTEVGGVAVGLRSEEEVRQAHARMLARVADKAPRAAIDGVIVAPMAQGMSELILGGRIDPVFGPVVMVGLGGIFAEIVQDTAVQMAPVSETQAMAMLRSLKAFAVLDGARGRRRTDLEAAAKAIAALSRFAVAHVDEVSEIDINPLLLKAEGEGAVALDALLIPHDSKATRHH, from the coding sequence ATGCGGCCGGGAGAGGGGCTCGACGCGCTGATGGCGCCGCGCTCGATCGCCATCATCGGTGCATCGCAGGATGCGACCAAGATCGGCGGCCGGCCGGTCGATCTGCTGCGCCGCTACGGCTATGCGGGCAAGATCTATCCCGTGAACCCCAAATCCGACGTGGTTCAGGGACTTCAGGCCTACGCGTCGGTGGGGGCGCTGCCTGAAGCGCCCGATCTCGCGATCATCGCTGTCGATGCCGAACGGGCGCCCGAGGCGATCGAGCAGTGTGCCGATCGCGGCGTGCGCAGCGTCGTCGTGTTCTCCTCCGGCTTTGCCGAGCTCGGCGAGCAGGGCCGCGCGATGCAGGATCGGCTGCAAACGGCCGCGCGTCGTACCGGCATGCGGCTGCTCGGGCCGAATTGCCTCGGTGCGGTCAGCATTCCCGAACGGGCCATTGCCACCTTCTCGATCGTGCTCGAGCACAGCATGCCGGCCGCGGGCTCTCTCGGTATCGTGTCGCAAAGCGGCAATCTCGGCAGCTACACCATGCGCATGGCGAGCGATCGCGGCGCCGGCATCAGCCGTTTCATGACAACCGGCAACGAGTGCGACATCGACATTGCCGACGGCATTGCGTGGCTCGCCCGCGATCCCGCGACCAAAGTCATCCTGTGCTGCTTTGAGGCCTGCCGTGATGCCGGCCGGCTCATCGCCGCGCTGACCGAGGCGCGCGATGCCGGAAAGCCGGTTGTCGCACTGAAGGTCGGCACATCGGAGGCAGGGCAGGCCGCGGCGGCGTCCCATACCGGGGCCATGGCGGGATCGGATGCGGTCTTTGATGCGTTGCTGGCGCGGTACGGCGCGGTACGGGTGCGCAGCATCGAGGAGCTGATCGATCTCGGTCATGCCGCCTCCATCCTGTTGCCGGACCGGTTGCCGAAGGGGCCACGCCTTGCGGTCGTGACGGCATCGGGTGGATTCGGCGTGTTGCTCGCCGATGCCGCACAGGCCGTCGGTCTGTCGCTGCCGGAACTGAGCGAAGCGACGCAGCGGGCGATCCTCGAGCTGGTGCCGTTTGCGTCCGCGCGCAATCCGGTCGACGCCACCGCGCAGATGTCCAGCCGGCCTGACATGCTGCAGAAGATCCTGTCGGCGGTCGTGGCCGACGACCGCACCGATGCGATCGTGCTGCCGCTGCCGTTCTCGCTGCACATGCCGCGACTCCGCTCTGTCTATATGGAGACGTTGCGGTACATCCGTGCGCAGTATCCCGATCGTCCCGTCATTCTGTGCGTGGAAGGCCCGCCGGATGCGCTCGCCGAATTGCACGCGATGGGCTATCCCACGATCGCGAGCTTTGATGGTTGCTGCGCCATTGTCGCAGCGCTGGCGCGCTTGCAGGCGTTGGCGACGGCGCCAAGGGATGCAGGCCAACCTGCCATCGCGAAGGCCGCGCCGCTGGTGGCTGACGCTTTCCGGCATGAGCTCGGTGCCAAGGCCGTGCTTGCCGAGGCCGGCATTCCCGTGCTGGCCGAGCAACTGGTGCTGGATGCCGACGCCGCGGCGCGTGCCGCGCGCGAGATCGGCTTTCCGGTGGTGTTGAAGATCGCATCGCCCGATCTGCCGCACAAGACGGAGGTCGGCGGCGTCGCCGTCGGCCTTCGCTCCGAGGAAGAGGTGCGACAGGCCCATGCACGGATGCTGGCGCGTGTCGCAGACAAGGCGCCGCGCGCGGCGATCGACGGCGTGATCGTCGCTCCGATGGCGCAAGGCATGTCCGAACTCATCCTCGGCGGCCGGATCGATCCGGTGTTCGGGCCGGTCGTAATGGTCGGTCTCGGCGGCATCTTTGCGGAGATCGTCCAGGACACCGCGGTGCAGATGGCACCCGTGAGCGAGACGCAGGCGATGGCAATGCTGAGATCGCTCAAGGCATTCGCGGTCCTCGACGGAGCCCGGGGGCGGCGTCGCACCGATCTCGAGGCCGCGGCGAAGGCGATTGCCGCGCTGTCGCGCTTCGCCGTCGCGCACGTGGATGAGGTGTCGGAAATCGACATCAACCCGCTGTTGCTCAAGGCGGAAGGTGAGGGCGCGGTCGCACTCGATGCGCTGCTGATTCCGCACGACAGCAAGGCAACTCGACACCACTGA
- a CDS encoding ABC transporter substrate-binding protein, with protein sequence MMKLNTRLLNIAVMLGAVLLLATPLRAQGVSGDVIKIGIMNDQNGPYADNCGPGAVASAKLAIADFGGAVNGKKIELVVADDQNKPDVGVAVALRWVDNEGVDAIVGCSASSIALAVQDIMKARKKPYMLAGTAGSFFTNDKCSPMTTQWMVDTYAQPKATVKAMLAEGVDTWFFLTVDYAFGKVWQADTTNFINAGGGKVLGSVLHPLNSSDFSSFLLTAQASGAKAIALANSGADFGNAIKQAQEFGLSQKQKLVPLGLMINQTHGIGLRDLQNVRLTTPFYWDLTPETRAFAKRFSEASNGQILNEAKSATHSALTHYLKAVAAVGTDDGEAVVRQMKKTPINDFEMKDVSIRADGQVMRPLYVARIKTPAESKYPFDYYEITGTIAAEDAWRPASESACDLLKSQ encoded by the coding sequence ATGATGAAACTCAATACCCGTCTTCTCAACATCGCCGTCATGCTAGGAGCCGTGCTGCTCCTGGCAACGCCGCTGCGCGCGCAAGGCGTGTCCGGCGACGTGATCAAGATCGGCATCATGAACGACCAGAACGGTCCTTATGCCGACAATTGCGGCCCCGGCGCGGTGGCCTCGGCGAAACTCGCGATCGCTGACTTCGGCGGTGCCGTCAACGGCAAGAAGATCGAGCTTGTCGTTGCCGACGACCAGAACAAGCCCGATGTCGGTGTCGCGGTCGCGCTGCGCTGGGTGGACAATGAGGGTGTCGACGCCATCGTCGGCTGTTCGGCCTCGTCGATCGCACTTGCCGTGCAAGACATCATGAAGGCGCGGAAGAAGCCCTATATGCTGGCGGGGACGGCGGGTTCGTTCTTCACCAACGACAAATGCTCGCCGATGACCACGCAATGGATGGTCGACACCTATGCGCAGCCGAAGGCCACGGTGAAGGCGATGCTGGCCGAGGGCGTGGACACCTGGTTCTTCCTCACTGTCGACTACGCCTTCGGCAAGGTCTGGCAGGCCGACACCACCAACTTCATCAACGCGGGCGGCGGCAAAGTTCTGGGCTCGGTGCTACATCCGCTCAATTCGTCGGACTTTTCCTCGTTCCTGCTGACGGCGCAGGCGAGCGGCGCGAAGGCGATCGCGCTCGCCAATTCCGGTGCCGACTTCGGCAATGCCATCAAGCAAGCCCAGGAATTCGGCCTGTCGCAGAAGCAAAAGCTGGTGCCGCTTGGTTTGATGATCAACCAGACGCACGGAATCGGGCTTCGCGATCTGCAGAACGTGCGCCTGACCACACCGTTCTACTGGGACCTGACGCCCGAGACGCGCGCCTTCGCCAAGCGATTCTCCGAAGCGTCCAACGGCCAGATCCTGAACGAGGCCAAGTCTGCCACCCACAGCGCGCTCACGCATTACCTCAAGGCCGTGGCGGCCGTCGGCACCGACGATGGTGAGGCCGTGGTGCGGCAAATGAAGAAGACGCCGATCAACGATTTCGAGATGAAGGATGTCAGCATCCGCGCCGATGGACAGGTGATGCGTCCACTTTACGTGGCTCGTATCAAGACACCGGCAGAGTCCAAATATCCCTTTGACTATTACGAGATCACGGGAACCATCGCCGCCGAGGACGCATGGCGACCGGCCTCGGAGAGTGCGTGCGACCTGCTCAAGTCGCAGTGA
- a CDS encoding acyl-CoA dehydrogenase: protein MTVIETESPEAATAGELSGEPYRVAMRRWLRANLPASFRSDSPAFSSPGLTQSKEWEAAMYRAGLAGITWPKAYGGHGRTLREHLIANQEIGALAMPESVNSIGKELAGPIILAVGTEEQKHRFLPAILEMRDIWCQGFSEPEAGSDLAGLRTRAARDGDIWRINGQKIWTSGAYRAQRCLVLARTGPLEDRHRGLAMFAVRLDAKGVRVRPIKSIDGRESFCEVFFDDVEVLQSDALGAPDEGWNAAIRVLEIERATNRMYRAWRFENELRHLISACKSDPALAQLVANRHYEARIGEVVVDIEVLKAHVETAVDALVNGDRIGARGSLAKLHWSEAHQRFAALTLELLAQASLPQLPAVQVARRRFEAIYLQARAETIYAGTTEIQLGIIADRILQLSKGK, encoded by the coding sequence ATGACGGTCATTGAAACGGAGTCGCCCGAAGCAGCCACGGCCGGCGAGTTGTCGGGCGAGCCCTATCGGGTGGCGATGCGTCGTTGGCTGCGTGCCAATCTGCCTGCGAGCTTCCGCAGCGACAGCCCGGCTTTCTCATCGCCGGGCCTGACGCAATCGAAGGAATGGGAAGCGGCGATGTATCGCGCCGGCCTTGCCGGCATCACCTGGCCGAAGGCCTATGGCGGCCATGGCCGGACCTTGCGCGAGCACCTGATCGCGAACCAGGAGATCGGTGCGCTCGCGATGCCCGAGAGCGTCAATTCGATCGGCAAGGAGCTGGCAGGTCCGATCATTCTCGCTGTCGGCACCGAGGAGCAGAAGCACCGCTTCCTGCCGGCGATCCTCGAGATGCGCGATATCTGGTGCCAGGGCTTTTCCGAGCCCGAAGCCGGCTCGGATCTGGCTGGCCTGCGGACCCGCGCCGCGCGGGATGGCGACATTTGGCGGATCAACGGCCAGAAGATCTGGACCAGCGGGGCCTATCGTGCGCAGCGCTGCCTGGTGCTGGCGCGAACCGGTCCGCTGGAGGACCGGCATCGCGGCCTGGCGATGTTTGCCGTGCGGCTCGATGCCAAGGGCGTGCGGGTGCGGCCGATCAAATCGATCGATGGGCGCGAGAGCTTTTGCGAGGTCTTCTTCGACGACGTCGAGGTCCTGCAATCCGATGCGCTTGGCGCGCCCGATGAAGGCTGGAACGCCGCGATCCGCGTGCTCGAGATCGAGCGGGCGACCAACCGGATGTATCGGGCCTGGCGCTTCGAGAACGAGCTGCGTCATCTGATCTCGGCCTGCAAGAGCGATCCCGCGCTGGCGCAACTGGTCGCGAACCGTCATTACGAGGCCAGGATCGGCGAGGTCGTCGTCGATATCGAGGTGCTGAAGGCGCATGTCGAGACCGCGGTGGACGCGCTCGTCAATGGCGACAGGATCGGCGCGCGCGGCAGCCTTGCCAAGTTGCATTGGAGCGAGGCGCACCAGCGTTTCGCAGCGCTCACGCTCGAACTGCTGGCGCAGGCCTCGCTGCCGCAGCTTCCGGCTGTGCAGGTGGCACGCCGCCGCTTCGAGGCGATCTACCTGCAGGCGCGCGCCGAGACCATCTACGCCGGTACCACTGAAATTCAGCTCGGCATCATCGCCGACAGGATCCTGCAGCTTTCGAAAGGCAAGTGA
- a CDS encoding acyl-CoA dehydrogenase family protein — protein MTTLTGEGLQPSEFAVTAARAVADCAALGPREQAKHLANDGLLGVIASQDVGGLDLPLAFAVPVVAAAGSGLLGFPLMESLLLSRALQDTLPRAAEAVVSGEMLATVAWQGSVSAEREGESVVLNGWVARAACARDADCVLVRIGSGAAALVPTDSEGVVVEDAAGLDLTVPEHTVRLQGVTIPAVSVLPDSTWTLLGSDANVLRAAAILGSAETCLAMAQEHASTRRQFGRALSYNQALRHSLARQKLALEGIRHAITRSVGETAGSIERDAVFLAAAAYGCAISEGALQVHGGMGFTWDVPVHRHLRRVRALQAQGDASGSLAALGRRTIAAIAPASDVAVSG, from the coding sequence ATGACGACATTGACCGGCGAAGGATTGCAGCCGAGCGAGTTCGCGGTCACCGCGGCGCGGGCGGTGGCGGATTGCGCGGCGCTCGGTCCGCGGGAGCAGGCGAAGCACCTCGCCAATGACGGATTGCTCGGCGTGATCGCCTCGCAGGACGTCGGCGGGCTGGACTTGCCGTTGGCCTTTGCGGTTCCGGTGGTCGCCGCCGCGGGTTCGGGCCTACTCGGCTTTCCCCTGATGGAGTCGCTGCTGCTGTCGCGCGCGCTGCAGGACACGTTGCCGCGCGCGGCGGAGGCGGTCGTGTCCGGCGAGATGCTGGCAACCGTCGCCTGGCAGGGCAGCGTCAGTGCCGAGCGTGAAGGTGAATCGGTGGTGCTCAATGGCTGGGTTGCGCGCGCGGCCTGCGCTCGCGACGCCGACTGCGTGCTGGTTCGGATCGGCTCGGGGGCGGCGGCGCTGGTTCCCACCGACAGTGAGGGGGTCGTTGTCGAGGACGCGGCAGGGCTGGATTTGACTGTCCCGGAGCACACCGTCCGCTTGCAGGGCGTCACCATACCCGCGGTCAGCGTGTTGCCTGACAGCACCTGGACTCTCCTGGGTTCGGACGCCAATGTGTTGCGTGCCGCGGCCATCCTCGGCTCCGCCGAGACCTGCCTCGCAATGGCGCAGGAGCACGCCTCGACGCGCCGGCAGTTCGGTCGCGCGCTGTCCTATAACCAGGCGCTGCGGCATTCGCTGGCGCGACAGAAGCTCGCCCTCGAAGGCATCAGGCATGCGATCACGCGCAGCGTCGGCGAGACGGCCGGCTCGATCGAGCGCGACGCGGTGTTTCTTGCCGCAGCCGCCTATGGCTGCGCGATCAGCGAAGGCGCGTTGCAGGTTCACGGCGGCATGGGATTCACCTGGGATGTGCCGGTGCACCGGCATTTGCGTCGCGTCCGCGCCTTGCAGGCGCAAGGCGACGCCAGCGGAAGCCTGGCCGCGCTCGGCCGCCGCACCATCGCCGCGATAGCTCCGGCGTCCGATGTCGCCGTGTCAGGATAG
- a CDS encoding SDR family NAD(P)-dependent oxidoreductase: protein MTDAKDKPLAGRVALVTGAGNGIGRATALLLASRGAIVGVNDLKPEFVAGTVDAIKAAGGEAVAITQDVASRDGMRSAVLGFAERQGRLDILVNNAAWVRYQSVPDIAPETVDRMLNIGFKAIIWGIQAAAEAMDAERGGAIVNVASVAGLISAKNSIVYSGIKAGVMGITRAAAAELGERKIRVNAVAPSAIPTEGTMRNRNAELDARRIERTPLGRLGTVDDIAKAIAFLAGDDSGFISAQVLTVDGGIALTNIA, encoded by the coding sequence ATGACTGATGCCAAGGACAAGCCGCTCGCAGGCCGTGTTGCGCTGGTGACCGGCGCCGGGAATGGAATCGGACGCGCGACCGCACTGCTGCTCGCTTCGCGCGGCGCCATCGTCGGTGTCAACGATCTCAAGCCCGAGTTCGTCGCCGGAACCGTCGATGCGATCAAGGCGGCCGGCGGCGAGGCCGTCGCGATCACGCAGGATGTCGCCAGCCGCGACGGCATGCGGTCGGCGGTGCTCGGTTTCGCGGAGCGGCAGGGCCGGCTCGATATCCTCGTCAACAACGCGGCCTGGGTCCGCTACCAGTCGGTGCCCGACATCGCGCCCGAAACCGTGGACCGCATGCTCAATATCGGATTCAAGGCGATCATATGGGGCATCCAGGCGGCGGCCGAGGCGATGGATGCCGAGCGCGGCGGCGCGATCGTCAATGTCGCGTCGGTGGCCGGTTTGATCTCGGCGAAGAACAGCATCGTCTATAGCGGCATCAAGGCCGGTGTGATGGGCATTACGCGCGCCGCGGCAGCCGAACTCGGCGAGCGCAAGATTCGCGTGAACGCGGTGGCGCCATCGGCCATTCCGACCGAAGGGACGATGCGCAACCGCAATGCCGAACTCGACGCACGCCGGATCGAGCGCACGCCGCTCGGGCGGCTCGGCACGGTAGACGATATCGCGAAGGCGATTGCGTTCCTCGCCGGCGACGACAGCGGTTTTATATCGGCGCAGGTGCTGACGGTCGACGGCGGGATCGCTCTCACCAACATCGCCTAA
- a CDS encoding SDR family oxidoreductase — protein sequence MTRAEREAELNGRVVLITGAAAGIGWAAARRFAAQGARVLIADIDADKAAGRASALGAAHASFAVDMAQPEQVAEMVRTCVSRLGGLDVLVNNAGRTDTDGLGVVDQPVSTFENLVAVNLRGSLVAAEQAAAVMRRSRGGAIVNIASGAALRPVPFRNGYSASKAGVLAMTRHHACAWARDGIRVNAVAPGYTRTELVEALIARGRIDPVAVARRIPLGRMAAPEEIAAAITFLASPRVSSITGSTFLVDGGSLLGGPGPAGETNSRAAPPGRQTYVVIGALNSLGWAMTRTFVADDVTVVALDADGRQLAALAAEVSGCHALPVDISDEPAMAEAIAGISRRFGRIDGVVNAIGADAVITGNPADLGGDALAVHLTGALCVAKAVGPILQQQGFGTLLNLTSIGGDVAFGDHVEAAASAGAVAMLTRTLACEWSGHGIRVNAIAAGPIEGAASSAVRRLPVGRAISAQDIAETAAFLLSPDAGYVTGSVIAVDGGLSVYAGPDRAVAGYPA from the coding sequence GTGACGCGCGCGGAACGGGAAGCTGAACTGAACGGACGTGTCGTCCTCATCACCGGGGCGGCTGCCGGGATCGGTTGGGCGGCCGCCCGGCGCTTTGCGGCTCAGGGCGCCCGGGTGCTGATCGCCGATATCGATGCCGACAAGGCGGCAGGCCGGGCCAGTGCGCTTGGTGCAGCGCATGCTTCCTTCGCTGTCGACATGGCGCAGCCGGAGCAGGTGGCCGAGATGGTGCGGACCTGCGTCAGCCGTCTCGGTGGTCTCGACGTGCTCGTCAACAATGCCGGCCGGACCGACACGGATGGGCTCGGTGTGGTGGATCAGCCCGTGTCCACCTTCGAAAACCTCGTGGCGGTCAATTTGCGCGGCAGCCTCGTCGCCGCTGAGCAGGCGGCCGCGGTGATGCGGCGCTCTCGTGGAGGTGCCATCGTCAACATCGCGTCCGGGGCGGCCTTGCGGCCGGTGCCGTTTCGAAATGGCTACAGCGCCTCCAAGGCGGGCGTGCTAGCGATGACGCGGCATCATGCCTGCGCCTGGGCGCGCGATGGAATCAGGGTCAACGCAGTCGCGCCCGGCTATACGCGCACCGAGCTCGTCGAAGCCTTGATCGCGCGCGGCCGCATCGATCCGGTTGCCGTGGCCCGACGCATCCCACTCGGTCGCATGGCGGCACCCGAGGAAATCGCCGCCGCCATCACATTTCTGGCGTCGCCTCGGGTATCGTCCATCACCGGCTCCACGTTTTTGGTCGATGGTGGATCGCTACTCGGCGGCCCTGGGCCCGCGGGAGAGACCAACAGCCGCGCGGCGCCACCCGGGCGGCAGACCTACGTTGTGATCGGCGCGTTAAATTCGCTCGGTTGGGCGATGACCCGGACATTCGTCGCGGACGATGTCACGGTCGTCGCGCTCGATGCCGACGGCAGGCAATTGGCGGCGCTTGCCGCCGAGGTGAGCGGATGCCACGCGCTTCCGGTCGATATTTCGGACGAGCCCGCCATGGCAGAGGCGATCGCCGGCATCTCGCGCCGCTTCGGTCGGATCGATGGTGTTGTGAATGCGATAGGTGCAGACGCCGTGATCACGGGCAATCCCGCCGATCTCGGCGGAGACGCACTGGCGGTCCATCTGACGGGAGCGCTCTGCGTCGCGAAAGCGGTCGGGCCCATCCTGCAGCAACAGGGCTTTGGCACGCTGCTCAATTTGACATCGATCGGCGGGGACGTCGCCTTTGGCGACCACGTCGAGGCCGCAGCCAGCGCGGGGGCGGTCGCGATGCTCACGCGCACATTGGCATGCGAATGGAGCGGGCACGGCATTCGCGTCAATGCGATCGCCGCGGGACCGATCGAGGGAGCGGCCTCGAGCGCGGTTCGCCGATTGCCGGTGGGGCGCGCAATATCGGCGCAGGATATTGCCGAAACCGCGGCATTCCTGCTCAGCCCCGATGCCGGCTATGTCACCGGCAGCGTGATCGCAGTCGATGGTGGGCTCAGCGTCTATGCAGGTCCCGATCGTGCCGTTGCAGGATACCCGGCATGA
- a CDS encoding carboxymuconolactone decarboxylase family protein: MTLTPEEQTLKEAFIRARGYWRPWTEGLLRIDPAFLATYARYGGYPAETGPLSRKMCELIYVALDGSATHLFRSGLALHMQLALEQGATAQEIVDVLRLATAQGLDGCNLGVGILAEELALAGVDLEPPALSREQTALRDAYIARFGDWPDFCDLWLRADPGYFAVMLDLLTVGDKSGGLDQRSRCLISLALNGCFTALNPHGLRLQIRRALRLGIDKREILQVLQMTAHLGVHACAIGVPLLMEAIDPAADKSPAAGASG; this comes from the coding sequence ATGACTCTCACTCCCGAAGAGCAAACTCTCAAGGAAGCCTTCATTCGCGCTCGCGGCTACTGGCGTCCATGGACGGAGGGATTGCTGCGGATCGATCCGGCGTTTCTTGCCACCTACGCCCGCTATGGCGGCTATCCCGCCGAAACGGGCCCGCTGTCGCGCAAGATGTGCGAGTTGATCTATGTCGCGCTCGACGGATCGGCGACGCATCTGTTCCGCTCGGGACTCGCGCTGCACATGCAGCTGGCGCTCGAGCAGGGGGCAACCGCGCAGGAGATCGTCGACGTGCTGCGGCTCGCCACCGCGCAAGGGCTCGACGGCTGCAATCTCGGCGTCGGCATTCTCGCTGAGGAGCTTGCGCTGGCCGGAGTGGACTTGGAGCCGCCGGCGCTGTCACGCGAACAAACTGCACTTCGTGACGCCTATATCGCGCGCTTCGGAGATTGGCCGGACTTCTGCGATCTCTGGCTGCGCGCCGATCCCGGTTATTTCGCCGTGATGCTCGATCTGCTGACGGTGGGCGACAAGTCCGGCGGTCTCGATCAGCGGTCGCGCTGCCTGATCTCGCTGGCCCTGAACGGATGTTTCACCGCGCTCAATCCGCACGGCCTGCGCCTGCAGATCAGGCGGGCTTTGCGGCTTGGGATTGACAAGCGCGAAATCCTTCAGGTGCTGCAGATGACGGCGCATCTGGGCGTGCATGCCTGCGCGATCGGCGTGCCGCTTCTGATGGAAGCGATCGATCCGGCGGCAGACAAGTCGCCTGCAGCCGGCGCGTCGGGGTAG
- a CDS encoding tripartite tricarboxylate transporter TctB family protein, with protein sequence MTRPTIRDQRAFASGALFLAFAIFFFVTALNYPAGTAARMGPGYFPRLLAIALAAIGLAVMLGAVRRTAQRQASQSWDINGLAWVTGSVVLFACLLFPLGLVGALFVLIVVSSRASPEFTWTGALANAAVLIALCLLVFVYGLGLKLPVWPALLD encoded by the coding sequence ATGACGAGGCCGACCATTCGGGACCAACGCGCTTTCGCGTCGGGTGCATTGTTTCTCGCCTTTGCGATCTTCTTCTTCGTGACGGCACTGAACTATCCGGCCGGCACCGCGGCGCGGATGGGGCCGGGCTACTTCCCACGCCTGCTGGCGATTGCGTTGGCCGCCATCGGGCTCGCCGTGATGCTGGGTGCCGTGAGGCGGACGGCGCAGCGGCAGGCGTCGCAGAGTTGGGACATCAATGGCCTCGCCTGGGTCACGGGCTCGGTGGTCCTGTTTGCCTGTCTGCTGTTTCCGCTCGGCCTGGTCGGCGCGCTGTTCGTGCTGATCGTGGTGTCGAGCAGGGCAAGTCCCGAGTTCACCTGGACAGGCGCGCTGGCGAACGCGGCGGTTCTGATCGCGCTGTGCCTGTTGGTGTTCGTCTATGGCCTCGGCCTGAAGCTTCCGGTGTGGCCGGCGCTGCTTGATTGA
- a CDS encoding tripartite tricarboxylate transporter permease: MDLFHNLAIGFSTAAQPANLLYAFLGCLLGTLIGVLPGLGPLATIAMLLPITYALQPDSALIMLAGIYYGAQYGGSTTAIVVNLPGESSSVVTTIDGYQMAKQGRAGVALSTAAIGSFFAGCVATLALAALAGPLTATALLFGPKEFFALMILGLILASVLSSGPFIEGIGMVVVGMLLSLVGTDLSTGTQRFAFGIPQLFDGLDFVPLAMGIFGFAEIVKNLEQDDKLSLVTQKIANLFPTREDFRRMIPAMLRGTTLGTLLGVLPGGGAVLSSFASYTLEKKLSKHPEQFGKGAIEGVAGPESANNAGAQTSFIPLLTLGVPSNVVMALMVGAMNIHNIQPGPEVMTKNPTLFWGLIASMWVGNLMLLILNLPLVGLWVKLLTIPYRYLFPAIMVFCSIGVYSINGGTFEVYEAAVFCVFGYVLIKLQLPAAPLLLGLVLGPAIEENFRRAMVLSRGDVSVFLTSPLSATLLAAAGIAVILIMLPTIRSRREEALQE, from the coding sequence ATGGATCTGTTTCACAATCTGGCGATCGGATTTTCCACCGCCGCCCAGCCGGCCAATCTACTCTACGCTTTCCTGGGCTGCCTGCTGGGCACCCTGATCGGCGTGCTCCCGGGGCTTGGCCCGCTGGCTACCATCGCAATGCTGCTGCCGATCACCTACGCGCTGCAGCCGGACTCGGCGCTGATCATGCTCGCCGGCATCTATTACGGCGCGCAGTATGGCGGATCGACCACGGCCATCGTGGTCAATCTGCCCGGCGAGTCCTCCTCCGTCGTCACCACGATCGACGGCTACCAGATGGCAAAGCAGGGTCGGGCAGGTGTTGCGCTGTCGACGGCCGCGATCGGATCGTTCTTCGCCGGTTGTGTCGCGACGCTGGCGCTGGCGGCGCTGGCCGGGCCGCTGACGGCGACGGCGTTGCTGTTCGGACCGAAGGAATTCTTTGCCCTGATGATCCTCGGCCTCATCCTCGCCTCGGTGCTATCCAGCGGGCCCTTCATCGAAGGCATCGGCATGGTCGTGGTCGGCATGCTCCTGAGCCTCGTCGGCACCGACCTCAGCACCGGAACGCAGCGCTTCGCTTTCGGCATCCCGCAACTGTTCGACGGCCTGGATTTCGTCCCGCTGGCGATGGGCATCTTTGGCTTTGCCGAGATCGTCAAGAATCTCGAGCAGGACGACAAGCTGTCGCTGGTGACGCAGAAGATCGCCAATCTGTTTCCGACGCGCGAGGATTTCCGCCGCATGATCCCGGCGATGCTGCGCGGAACCACGCTCGGCACGCTGCTCGGCGTGCTGCCGGGCGGCGGCGCGGTGCTGTCGTCCTTTGCGTCCTACACGCTGGAGAAGAAGCTGTCGAAGCATCCGGAGCAGTTCGGCAAGGGCGCGATCGAAGGCGTTGCCGGCCCGGAATCGGCCAACAATGCGGGCGCCCAGACGTCGTTCATTCCGCTGCTGACGCTCGGCGTGCCCTCCAATGTGGTGATGGCGCTGATGGTCGGCGCGATGAACATTCACAATATCCAGCCGGGTCCGGAGGTCATGACCAAGAATCCGACGCTGTTCTGGGGGCTGATTGCCTCGATGTGGGTCGGCAATCTGATGCTGCTGATCCTCAATCTGCCGCTGGTCGGATTGTGGGTAAAACTTCTCACCATTCCCTATCGTTATTTGTTTCCTGCAATCATGGTGTTCTGCTCGATCGGCGTCTATTCGATCAACGGCGGGACCTTCGAGGTGTATGAGGCGGCGGTCTTCTGCGTGTTCGGCTATGTGCTGATCAAGCTGCAACTGCCGGCCGCGCCGCTGCTGCTGGGCCTGGTGCTCGGGCCCGCGATCGAAGAGAATTTTCGCCGTGCGATG